One part of the Gemmatimonadaceae bacterium genome encodes these proteins:
- the rsmH gene encoding 16S rRNA (cytosine(1402)-N(4))-methyltransferase RsmH — protein sequence MTWESAYHAPVLAREVAELLGNARHVLDGTLGGGGHALALLERGAHVTGIDRDPEAVREARSRLSRFVGAGTFEAYQANYADLESITALSASRFDGILLDLGVSSHQLDDERRGFTFRPGATLDMRMGEDATHTAADFLNTAPESELAWVFREYGDERRAPRLAREVARRRANRPFETSDDFVGAIRGALGATSGPADFARLFQAVRIAINDELAGLERALPLLREHLAPGGVLAVIAYHSGEDRLVKHAFREWSTACTCPPRQPVCTCRGVAMGTLLTRRAITASDDEIASNARARSARLRAFQRSTESAWPSAA from the coding sequence ATGACCTGGGAGAGCGCCTACCATGCGCCGGTCCTCGCGCGCGAGGTGGCTGAGTTGTTAGGCAACGCACGGCATGTCCTCGACGGTACGCTCGGAGGCGGCGGCCATGCGTTGGCCCTGCTCGAGCGCGGCGCGCACGTGACCGGCATCGACCGCGACCCGGAAGCCGTCCGGGAGGCTCGGTCTCGCCTGTCGCGCTTTGTGGGCGCCGGGACGTTCGAGGCGTATCAGGCCAACTACGCCGATCTCGAGTCGATCACCGCGCTCAGCGCTTCCCGCTTCGATGGGATCCTGCTCGACCTGGGCGTGTCGTCGCACCAGTTGGACGATGAGCGGCGCGGCTTCACCTTTCGCCCGGGAGCGACGTTGGACATGCGCATGGGCGAAGACGCGACGCACACCGCCGCCGACTTTCTCAACACCGCGCCCGAGAGCGAACTGGCGTGGGTCTTTCGCGAATATGGCGACGAGCGCCGTGCGCCGCGCCTGGCGCGCGAGGTCGCGCGTCGGCGCGCCAACCGTCCCTTTGAGACGTCGGACGACTTCGTGGGTGCCATTCGCGGCGCCCTCGGCGCAACCTCGGGGCCGGCCGACTTCGCGCGCCTCTTCCAGGCCGTGCGCATCGCCATCAACGATGAACTCGCCGGGCTGGAGCGCGCGCTCCCGCTGTTGCGCGAACATCTTGCCCCTGGCGGCGTACTCGCCGTCATCGCCTACCACTCGGGCGAGGACCGCCTGGTGAAGCACGCCTTCCGCGAGTGGAGCACCGCCTGCACCTGCCCGCCGCGGCAGCCGGTGTGCACCTGCCGGGGTGTGGCGATGGGCACCCTGCTCACGCGTCGCGCTATCACGGCGTCGGACGATGAGATCGCGTCCAACGCGCGCGCGCGCAGCGCACGCCTTCGCGCCTTCCAGCGCAGCACGGAGTCGGCATGGCCAAGCGCCGCGTAG
- a CDS encoding UDP-N-acetylmuramoyl-L-alanyl-D-glutamate--2,6-diaminopimelate ligase, with protein MARSTAATPTVAPPTVAPDSGVAVDAIVRALREGGELVDVVGELPPSISGITDDSRAVTAGALFVAVRGSARDGHDFLDGASAAGAAVAIVEDASRTALPRLVVRDARRGAAIAAAAFHHDPCRSLSIVGVTGTSGKTTTVSMLRHLLDAPEAPAASIGTLGVLVGSEGTAFPGGSGLTTPGPVEFQRVLRALVDAGVRRVAMEVSSHALDQRRVEGVPFDAAVFTNLSRDHLDYHGTPEAYFEAKARLVTQLAPGGAAVVNDDVETWRALPVAPRLVRYGLHSVFAEVRANDVAVGPGGSEWTLATPDGSAEVRLPLIGDFNVSNALGAAAAAWALGLPVEQVAERLSTLPQVPGRLERVLDAPAVLRDYAHKPDALERALAAVRPFTAGRLIVVFGCGGDRDRGKRPIMGEIAERLADVVILTSDNPRTEDPERILDEIELGMHRPHERIEDRRMAIARALTLATAGDVVMLAGKGHETYQLRGTTYHPFDEKAIVRELAGHARGASEGDR; from the coding sequence ATGGCACGGTCGACCGCCGCGACGCCAACGGTCGCACCGCCAACGGTCGCGCCGGACTCGGGCGTTGCCGTGGACGCGATCGTGCGCGCGCTGCGCGAGGGGGGCGAGTTGGTCGACGTGGTCGGGGAGCTGCCACCCTCCATCTCAGGCATCACCGACGATTCGCGCGCCGTCACGGCCGGCGCACTCTTCGTCGCCGTACGGGGGAGCGCGCGCGACGGGCACGACTTCCTCGACGGCGCCAGCGCCGCCGGTGCCGCCGTTGCCATCGTGGAGGATGCATCGCGCACCGCGCTGCCGCGACTCGTGGTGCGCGACGCTCGTCGCGGCGCCGCCATCGCCGCCGCCGCCTTCCACCACGACCCCTGCCGATCGCTGTCGATCGTTGGAGTGACGGGCACGAGCGGCAAGACGACCACGGTCTCGATGCTGCGCCACCTCCTCGACGCGCCCGAGGCGCCGGCGGCCTCCATCGGGACGCTCGGCGTCCTGGTCGGGAGCGAGGGAACTGCCTTCCCCGGCGGGAGCGGGCTCACGACGCCGGGACCCGTCGAGTTCCAGCGCGTCCTTCGCGCATTGGTCGACGCCGGCGTGCGTCGCGTGGCGATGGAGGTCTCGTCGCACGCCCTGGACCAGCGCCGCGTGGAAGGCGTCCCGTTCGATGCAGCCGTCTTCACCAACCTCAGTCGCGACCACCTCGACTATCACGGGACGCCCGAGGCGTACTTCGAGGCCAAGGCGCGCCTCGTCACGCAGCTGGCGCCGGGTGGCGCGGCCGTCGTCAATGACGACGTGGAGACCTGGCGCGCCCTCCCGGTGGCGCCGCGACTCGTTCGCTACGGGCTGCATTCCGTCTTTGCCGAGGTGCGGGCCAACGACGTCGCTGTCGGCCCGGGTGGAAGTGAGTGGACGCTGGCCACCCCCGACGGCAGCGCCGAGGTGCGGCTCCCGCTCATCGGGGACTTCAACGTGTCGAACGCGTTAGGCGCGGCGGCCGCCGCCTGGGCGCTGGGGCTCCCGGTGGAGCAGGTCGCCGAGCGGCTCTCGACGCTGCCGCAGGTGCCGGGACGCCTCGAGCGCGTGCTCGACGCGCCAGCCGTCCTGCGCGACTACGCCCACAAGCCCGACGCGCTGGAGCGCGCGCTGGCCGCGGTTCGCCCGTTCACCGCAGGACGCCTCATCGTCGTCTTCGGTTGCGGCGGCGACCGCGATCGAGGCAAGCGCCCGATCATGGGCGAGATCGCTGAGCGACTCGCCGACGTCGTCATCCTCACGAGCGACAATCCGCGCACCGAGGATCCGGAGCGCATCCTGGACGAGATCGAGCTCGGCATGCACCGCCCGCATGAACGCATCGAGGACCGCCGCATGGCAATCGCGCGGGCGCTGACCCTCGCCACGGCAGGCGACGTGGTGATGCTCGCCGGCAAGGGACACGAGACCTATCAGCTTCGCGGGACCACATACCATCCCTTCGACGAGAAGGCGATCGTGCGCGAACTCGCGGGCCACGCGCGCGGAGCCTCGGAGGGTGACCGATGA
- the murF gene encoding UDP-N-acetylmuramoyl-tripeptide--D-alanyl-D-alanine ligase, translating to MSFWTLDRLTQALGAQLRGARPEGHVALGRVVTDTRIVAAGDVFVALIGERFDGHDFLAEAVQRGSVAVVVADARRAVELNVPVFVVDDTTRALGALGRYRRRAWGGPVVAVAGSNGKTSTKELVAAALSSAFDVHATRGNLNNQVGVPLTLLAIPDDAGIAVVEVGTNHPGEVAALRAIVEPDLAVVTSIGEEHLEGLGDMDGVLREECAIFVDVPIAITPASQPEVAREARLRAQRVIAAGTEGGDLHPDRWGVGADGRGWAELGDVRLQLPMLGAHNVRNAMLALAVARACGVDLAAAAQSIAAMPQLSMRSTLESVGTLTLLNDAYNANPASAREALAMLDAIGGERPRVAVLGSMLELGLHARELHREIAARALASKAEVIAGVGDFADALQSLAANDPRVIVAADAESLWPLLAPRLPMDAVVLLKGSRGTRLERLVPHLRHFAGLPAADPSPTH from the coding sequence ATGAGCTTCTGGACGCTCGACCGCCTGACGCAGGCGCTGGGCGCGCAGCTCCGCGGCGCGCGCCCGGAAGGGCACGTGGCGCTGGGGCGCGTGGTGACCGACACGCGCATCGTTGCGGCTGGCGACGTCTTCGTGGCGCTCATCGGCGAGCGCTTCGACGGGCACGACTTCCTGGCTGAGGCGGTTCAACGCGGTTCGGTGGCCGTCGTGGTCGCCGATGCGCGGCGTGCGGTGGAGCTGAACGTGCCGGTGTTCGTGGTCGACGACACCACGCGCGCCCTGGGCGCGTTAGGCAGGTATCGCCGGCGCGCCTGGGGCGGGCCGGTGGTGGCGGTGGCGGGTTCCAACGGAAAGACGAGCACCAAGGAGCTGGTCGCCGCCGCACTCTCCAGCGCCTTTGATGTCCACGCCACGCGCGGGAACCTCAACAACCAGGTCGGGGTCCCGCTCACCCTGCTCGCCATTCCGGACGATGCCGGGATTGCCGTGGTCGAGGTCGGAACCAACCATCCGGGCGAGGTGGCCGCACTGCGCGCGATCGTGGAGCCGGATCTCGCGGTGGTGACCTCGATCGGCGAGGAGCACCTCGAGGGGCTGGGCGACATGGACGGCGTGCTGCGTGAGGAGTGCGCGATCTTCGTCGACGTCCCCATCGCCATCACGCCGGCCTCGCAGCCGGAGGTGGCGCGTGAGGCGCGCCTGCGCGCGCAGCGCGTGATAGCCGCCGGCACCGAGGGGGGCGACCTGCACCCCGATCGTTGGGGGGTGGGCGCGGATGGGCGCGGCTGGGCGGAGCTGGGGGACGTACGGTTGCAGCTGCCGATGCTCGGCGCGCACAACGTGCGCAATGCGATGCTGGCGCTCGCGGTCGCGCGCGCCTGCGGCGTCGACCTCGCGGCCGCCGCGCAGTCCATCGCCGCCATGCCCCAGCTCAGCATGCGCAGCACGTTGGAGTCGGTGGGCACGCTCACGCTGCTCAACGACGCCTACAACGCCAATCCGGCGTCGGCGCGCGAGGCGCTCGCGATGCTCGACGCCATCGGGGGGGAGCGACCGCGCGTCGCGGTGCTCGGCTCGATGCTGGAGCTCGGGCTCCACGCGCGCGAGCTGCACCGCGAGATCGCCGCACGCGCCCTCGCGTCGAAGGCCGAGGTCATCGCCGGCGTGGGCGACTTTGCCGACGCCTTGCAGTCGCTCGCCGCCAACGATCCCCGCGTGATCGTCGCCGCCGACGCCGAGTCGCTCTGGCCGCTGCTCGCGCCACGCCTCCCGATGGATGCCGTCGTCCTGCTCAAGGGCTCGCGCGGCACGCGCCTGGAGCGACTCGTTCCGCACCTCCGCCACTTTGCCGGCCTCCCCGCCGCCGACCCCTCACCCACTCACTGA
- a CDS encoding phospho-N-acetylmuramoyl-pentapeptide-transferase, with the protein MPSSCSRARAARAWSDSFRTSATLPASPPPTPHPLTDPRLVFSSSRLPVFSPKRVLHFLLSRFVPDFPPLRLINYISVRAAAAAVTALLLSFLIGPLIVRRLQAMSIRQVVREGTPDSHQHKGTTPTMGGLILLACSIIPTLLWTRLDNRYVLLALLVTVWMGGIGFLDDYLKLRQKREGKKNEGLVERYKLAGQVSIGLLFGFILWKFPVSTLPGASTTLPFLKYVLIVPATAGLAWLYVPFTTFILTGVSNSVNLTDGLDGLAAGLSAIALVTFALFAYVMGRIDASAYLQLFYLRGAGELTVYCMALVGACIGFLWYNTYPAQVFMGDTGSLALGGAIGAIAILLKSEFLLLFIGGVFATETASVIVQRTVFKYRKRRYGLEYAQQHRVFLRAPLHHHFELKGWKETQVVVRFWILGILCAFVALTTLKLR; encoded by the coding sequence ATGCCGTCGTCCTGCTCAAGGGCTCGCGCGGCACGCGCCTGGAGCGACTCGTTCCGCACCTCCGCCACTTTGCCGGCCTCCCCGCCGCCGACCCCTCACCCACTCACTGACCCGCGCCTCGTCTTCTCGTCTTCCCGTCTACCCGTCTTCTCCCCCAAGCGAGTGCTGCACTTCCTTCTTAGTCGCTTCGTCCCGGATTTCCCGCCGCTCCGGCTCATCAACTACATCTCGGTGCGCGCCGCGGCTGCGGCCGTCACCGCGTTGCTGCTGTCGTTCCTGATCGGCCCCCTCATCGTGCGCCGCCTGCAGGCCATGAGCATACGCCAGGTGGTGCGCGAAGGGACGCCGGATTCGCACCAGCACAAGGGGACGACGCCGACGATGGGGGGCTTGATCCTCCTGGCCTGCTCGATCATTCCCACGCTGCTCTGGACGCGTCTCGACAACCGGTACGTCCTGCTGGCACTTCTCGTGACCGTCTGGATGGGCGGCATCGGCTTTCTGGACGACTACCTCAAGCTCCGGCAAAAGCGGGAAGGGAAGAAGAACGAGGGGCTGGTGGAGCGCTACAAGCTGGCGGGGCAAGTCTCGATCGGGCTCCTCTTCGGCTTCATCCTCTGGAAGTTCCCGGTATCGACGCTCCCCGGGGCGTCGACCACGCTCCCGTTCCTCAAGTACGTGCTCATCGTCCCGGCGACGGCGGGACTCGCCTGGCTCTACGTTCCGTTCACGACCTTCATCCTCACCGGCGTCAGCAACTCGGTGAACCTCACCGATGGCCTCGACGGGCTGGCGGCGGGGCTGAGCGCGATTGCCCTCGTCACCTTTGCGCTGTTTGCGTACGTCATGGGGCGCATCGACGCCAGCGCCTACCTGCAGCTCTTCTACCTGCGCGGTGCCGGCGAACTCACCGTGTATTGCATGGCGCTGGTTGGGGCATGCATCGGATTCCTCTGGTACAACACGTATCCGGCGCAGGTCTTCATGGGCGACACGGGGTCGCTCGCCCTGGGCGGTGCGATCGGTGCGATCGCCATCCTCCTCAAGAGCGAGTTCCTCCTGCTCTTCATCGGTGGGGTCTTCGCGACCGAGACCGCCTCGGTGATCGTGCAGCGCACCGTCTTCAAGTATCGCAAGCGCCGATATGGGCTCGAGTACGCCCAGCAGCACCGTGTCTTCCTGCGGGCTCCGCTGCACCATCACTTCGAGTTGAAGGGATGGAAGGAGACGCAGGTCGTCGTCCGCTTCTGGATCCTCGGGATCCTGTGTGCCTTCGTGGCCCTCACCACCCTGAAGCTGCGATGA
- the murD gene encoding UDP-N-acetylmuramoyl-L-alanine--D-glutamate ligase, whose protein sequence is MIPAYDWSRGEVAVVGLGRSGSSATLLLRRLGAQVYASDAGTAPAVAVSRESLLAVGASVDVGRHDLPRIARASLVIASPGVPPTAPPLVAARSAGVPIISEVELALAAMPGLRYVAVTGTNGKSTVTALVAHLLRSVGVSVEAAGNIGTPLSEVALRAAPPAWVALEVSSFQLHDTPSINPTVGVLTNLSPDHLDRYDSVEAYYADKALLFRHAHADSNWVVNADDPAAVAMARGIEGKHFRFSAFGRLCDAFLGGKGKHQLIVDDEILMTRDQLPLLGSHNVANALAAVMAVMATDPAHESFDDRARMVAALESFRALPHRLEPVADREGVLWINDSKATNVASALVAIESMQRPTILLLGGRHKGEAYTSLLDAIARHCRMVLAFGEAAPIIEGDLAGRAAVQRVDGSFANVMARAHELARSGDAVLLAPACSSFDMFRNYEERGRAFAAAARGEG, encoded by the coding sequence ATGATCCCTGCATACGACTGGTCCCGCGGCGAGGTTGCCGTCGTGGGCCTCGGGCGAAGTGGCTCCTCGGCAACGCTCCTGTTGCGCCGCCTTGGCGCGCAGGTCTACGCATCGGATGCCGGCACGGCCCCCGCCGTGGCCGTCTCGCGCGAATCGCTGCTGGCCGTCGGGGCGTCGGTCGACGTGGGGCGGCACGACCTGCCGCGCATCGCGCGGGCGTCGCTCGTGATTGCCAGCCCGGGCGTCCCGCCGACGGCGCCTCCGCTCGTCGCGGCGCGCTCGGCCGGCGTCCCGATCATCAGCGAGGTCGAACTCGCCCTCGCGGCCATGCCGGGGCTGCGCTACGTGGCGGTGACGGGGACCAACGGCAAGAGCACCGTGACCGCCCTCGTCGCGCACCTGCTGCGCAGCGTTGGAGTGAGCGTGGAGGCGGCGGGAAACATCGGCACACCGCTGAGCGAGGTGGCGCTGCGGGCGGCGCCGCCGGCGTGGGTCGCGCTCGAGGTCTCGTCGTTCCAGCTGCACGACACACCGTCCATCAACCCGACGGTCGGCGTTCTCACGAACCTCTCGCCCGATCACCTGGACCGCTACGACTCGGTCGAGGCGTACTATGCCGACAAGGCGCTCCTCTTCCGGCATGCGCACGCGGACTCCAACTGGGTGGTGAACGCCGACGATCCCGCCGCGGTGGCCATGGCGCGCGGGATCGAGGGGAAGCACTTCCGGTTCTCGGCATTTGGTCGGTTGTGCGATGCCTTCCTGGGCGGGAAGGGGAAGCACCAACTCATCGTGGACGACGAGATCCTGATGACGCGCGACCAGCTCCCCCTCCTCGGCAGCCACAACGTGGCCAATGCGCTGGCGGCGGTGATGGCCGTCATGGCCACCGATCCCGCGCACGAGAGCTTCGATGACCGCGCGCGCATGGTGGCGGCGCTCGAGTCGTTCCGGGCCCTTCCGCATCGCCTCGAGCCCGTCGCGGACCGGGAGGGCGTTCTCTGGATCAACGACTCCAAGGCGACCAACGTCGCCTCGGCGCTGGTCGCCATCGAGAGCATGCAGCGTCCCACGATCCTCCTGCTGGGCGGACGGCACAAGGGAGAGGCCTACACTTCGCTGCTGGACGCCATCGCGCGGCATTGCCGCATGGTGCTCGCGTTCGGTGAGGCCGCACCCATCATCGAGGGCGACCTCGCGGGACGCGCCGCGGTGCAGCGCGTCGACGGCTCCTTTGCGAACGTCATGGCGCGCGCGCACGAACTCGCCCGCAGCGGCGATGCTGTCCTGCTCGCGCCGGCCTGCTCGTCGTTCGACATGTTCCGCAACTACGAAGAGCGTGGCCGCGCCTTCGCGGCGGCCGCGCGAGGAGAGGGGTGA
- a CDS encoding cell division protein FtsW: MHDPMRVRERWTMGPEARALVLVTAVLTAFGLATLYSASAFVAMQADHDSTYYFLKQLAGVAAGMLAFALAAKFDAEKLEKYAWPAMIATIVLMLITVLPFTRAIAPPINGSRRFILGASLQPSEFGKLAVVVWTSMLVLKKGDQMRRLTKGLLPFLVVVGVLDLLAFFQPDLSVAMMFTLMMGIILFAAEVRIGHFILLGMLAAPLLWHEIEKRQYAMSRLLSFMGSGDAPEAINFQLRQSLIAVGSGGIVGKGFGQGLQQYGWVPFGYNDFIASNIGEEWGFIGITFITLAFALYAWLGFRIARQARSRFLQLVAIGLTCTTAITAYLHIGVVIGLLPTTGLTLPFVSFGRSNLLLSFVLTGILVNIGSAREKVYGAAATAPV; encoded by the coding sequence ATGCACGACCCCATGCGCGTGCGCGAGCGCTGGACGATGGGGCCCGAAGCGCGTGCCCTCGTCCTGGTCACCGCTGTCCTCACCGCCTTCGGCCTCGCCACGCTCTACAGCGCGAGTGCATTCGTGGCCATGCAGGCCGACCACGACTCGACGTACTACTTTCTCAAGCAGCTGGCGGGCGTTGCGGCCGGGATGCTGGCCTTTGCCCTCGCCGCCAAGTTCGATGCGGAGAAGCTGGAGAAGTACGCCTGGCCGGCGATGATCGCCACGATCGTCCTGATGCTCATCACGGTGCTCCCCTTCACGAGGGCCATCGCCCCCCCCATCAACGGGTCGCGCCGCTTCATCCTCGGCGCCTCGTTGCAGCCGTCGGAGTTCGGCAAGCTGGCGGTCGTGGTGTGGACCAGCATGCTCGTGCTCAAGAAGGGCGACCAGATGCGCCGCCTCACCAAGGGGCTCCTCCCTTTCCTGGTGGTCGTCGGCGTCCTCGACCTCCTGGCCTTCTTCCAGCCCGACCTCTCGGTGGCGATGATGTTCACCCTCATGATGGGGATCATCCTCTTCGCCGCCGAGGTGCGCATCGGGCACTTCATCCTCCTCGGGATGCTCGCCGCGCCGCTCCTCTGGCACGAGATCGAGAAGCGCCAGTACGCCATGTCGCGCCTCCTGTCGTTCATGGGATCGGGCGACGCCCCCGAGGCGATCAACTTCCAGTTGCGCCAGTCGCTCATCGCCGTCGGGTCCGGCGGGATCGTGGGGAAGGGGTTCGGGCAGGGATTGCAGCAGTACGGCTGGGTCCCGTTCGGCTACAACGACTTCATCGCCAGCAACATCGGCGAGGAGTGGGGATTCATCGGCATCACCTTCATCACGCTGGCCTTCGCGCTGTACGCCTGGCTCGGCTTCCGCATCGCGCGCCAGGCGCGGTCGCGCTTCTTGCAGCTGGTGGCCATCGGCCTCACCTGCACGACGGCCATCACCGCGTACCTGCACATCGGCGTCGTCATCGGGCTTCTCCCCACCACCGGACTCACGCTGCCGTTTGTCTCGTTCGGGAGATCGAACCTGCTGCTCAGCTTCGTCCTCACGGGGATCCTGGTGAACATCGGGAGCGCGCGCGAGAAGGTGTACGGGGCGGCGGCCACCGCCCCCGTCTGA
- a CDS encoding glycosyltransferase, which translates to MRVLFTGGGTGGHLYPALAIARALVRVRPDVQPHFVGATRGIERVILPDAGFPYTLLDLHPLYRSAPWHNWKTARGLLQGWQRLAALSREGAPRLVVATGGYAASGALAFAAWRRIPFVVQEQNSFPGRTVALFSRWARELYLGFPEAADRLPPAARSRAIDTGNPIEPPPALPPDRAAQRRAWGFGDDVRLVVLAFGGSQGSAALNALVDGWLALGLPPGVGLIWGTGRDHIHRYEARASARVVVRPYLSPIADAYACADLAIARAGAMTTAELCAWGIPMFLVPLPTAAADHQTANARALADAGAARWVAQRDATSDALAQVVNEAASDDAWRARWSLAARARGRPDAAAHIATRIAALLPPVGS; encoded by the coding sequence GTGCGCGTTCTCTTCACGGGCGGCGGAACCGGCGGGCACCTGTATCCCGCGCTGGCCATCGCGCGCGCCCTGGTGCGCGTGCGCCCCGACGTGCAGCCGCACTTTGTCGGGGCCACGCGTGGCATCGAGCGCGTGATCCTCCCCGACGCCGGTTTCCCGTACACGCTGCTCGATCTCCACCCGCTGTATCGTTCCGCCCCCTGGCACAACTGGAAGACGGCGCGCGGACTGCTGCAGGGGTGGCAACGCCTCGCGGCGCTGTCGCGCGAGGGCGCACCGCGCCTCGTGGTCGCCACGGGCGGCTATGCGGCGTCGGGTGCGCTCGCCTTTGCCGCGTGGCGTCGCATCCCGTTCGTGGTGCAGGAACAGAATTCGTTCCCGGGACGGACGGTTGCCCTCTTCTCCCGGTGGGCGCGCGAACTCTACCTCGGCTTTCCCGAGGCAGCCGATCGCTTGCCGCCAGCTGCACGATCGCGTGCCATCGACACCGGCAACCCCATCGAGCCCCCCCCCGCGCTTCCCCCCGATCGCGCGGCGCAACGTCGCGCGTGGGGCTTCGGTGACGACGTGCGCCTCGTGGTGCTCGCCTTCGGCGGGAGCCAGGGCTCGGCCGCGCTCAATGCGCTGGTGGACGGATGGCTCGCGCTCGGCCTCCCTCCCGGCGTCGGGCTCATCTGGGGAACCGGGCGCGACCACATTCACCGCTACGAGGCACGCGCCAGTGCGCGCGTCGTCGTGCGCCCGTACCTCTCGCCGATCGCCGACGCATATGCGTGCGCCGACCTCGCCATTGCGCGCGCCGGTGCGATGACCACGGCGGAACTGTGCGCATGGGGGATCCCCATGTTCCTCGTGCCGCTCCCCACGGCTGCCGCCGATCACCAAACGGCGAATGCGCGCGCCCTCGCCGACGCGGGGGCCGCGCGCTGGGTGGCCCAGCGCGATGCCACGAGCGATGCGCTGGCGCAGGTGGTGAACGAGGCGGCCAGCGATGATGCGTGGCGGGCACGCTGGTCGCTCGCGGCGCGCGCGCGCGGCCGCCCGGATGCGGCGGCGCACATCGCGACGAGGATCGCGGCGTTGCTGCCGCCGGTGGGTTCCTGA
- the murC gene encoding UDP-N-acetylmuramate--L-alanine ligase, whose amino-acid sequence MPLLDTTDPRPVHFVGVAGAGMSALAELFVRRGVPVTGCDAHLEDGASLARLGIALREGHDPAHVAGARALVVTSAMRRDHPELEAARASGMPIVRRAEALGEAVSGGTLVGIAGTHGKTTTTVMTTEALAAAGLHPTGVAGGRVGEWGGNLRYDGDRLFVVESDEYDRSFLALSPAVAVVTNIEADHLDIYRDLDDIRGAFEQFVAPAHTIVLCADDAGASSLAARGGAECLRYGTASPDARLVGVPRPLEDGRTMVAVTFDGEGIGDVTLAVPGVHNVRNALAAIGSGLALGATLEAMRPGLERFRGVERRFQRLGTASGVAVVDDYAHHPTEVAATIAAARAAFPGRRLVVAFQPHLYSRTRDFAARFAEALAAADACALLSLYPSREHPIPGVSSALIGDVMAAAGHAPVWNGDRADAARALAVFVREGDVVVTMGAGDVTRVGPELLHRLAAGSAA is encoded by the coding sequence ATGCCCCTCCTCGACACGACCGATCCCCGGCCGGTGCACTTCGTCGGCGTCGCTGGCGCGGGGATGAGCGCGCTCGCCGAGTTGTTCGTTAGGCGCGGCGTGCCGGTCACGGGGTGCGATGCGCACCTCGAGGATGGCGCCAGCCTGGCGAGGCTCGGCATTGCGTTGCGGGAGGGGCACGACCCCGCGCACGTGGCCGGGGCACGCGCGCTGGTGGTCACCTCGGCGATGCGTCGAGACCACCCCGAACTCGAGGCGGCGCGCGCCAGCGGGATGCCCATCGTCAGGCGCGCCGAGGCGCTGGGCGAGGCGGTGAGTGGCGGAACGCTCGTGGGAATCGCCGGGACGCATGGCAAGACCACCACGACCGTGATGACCACCGAGGCGCTCGCCGCGGCCGGATTGCACCCGACGGGCGTGGCGGGCGGTCGGGTGGGGGAGTGGGGCGGGAACCTGCGCTACGACGGCGACCGCCTCTTCGTCGTGGAGAGCGATGAGTATGATCGCTCCTTCCTCGCCTTGTCGCCTGCGGTTGCCGTGGTCACCAACATCGAGGCCGATCACCTCGACATCTACCGCGACCTCGACGACATCCGCGGCGCCTTCGAGCAGTTTGTCGCCCCGGCGCACACCATCGTCCTCTGCGCCGACGATGCCGGGGCCTCGTCGCTCGCTGCCCGCGGCGGGGCGGAATGCCTGCGCTACGGGACGGCATCGCCAGATGCCCGTCTCGTCGGGGTGCCGCGCCCCCTGGAGGATGGGCGCACCATGGTCGCCGTGACCTTCGATGGCGAGGGCATCGGCGACGTCACGCTCGCCGTGCCCGGGGTCCACAACGTGCGCAACGCACTCGCCGCGATCGGGAGCGGCTTGGCGTTAGGCGCGACGCTCGAGGCGATGCGTCCCGGGCTGGAGCGCTTTCGCGGTGTGGAGCGCCGCTTCCAGCGCCTGGGGACGGCGAGCGGCGTGGCGGTGGTCGACGACTATGCCCACCACCCCACCGAGGTCGCGGCTACCATTGCCGCGGCGCGCGCCGCCTTTCCGGGGCGGCGACTCGTCGTGGCCTTCCAGCCGCATCTGTACTCGCGCACGCGCGACTTCGCCGCGCGATTTGCCGAGGCGCTGGCCGCCGCCGATGCGTGCGCACTGCTGTCGCTGTATCCCTCGCGCGAACACCCCATCCCCGGCGTCTCCTCCGCCCTCATTGGCGACGTCATGGCGGCCGCCGGTCATGCCCCGGTGTGGAATGGCGATCGCGCCGATGCCGCACGGGCGCTCGCGGTTTTCGTGCGCGAGGGAGACGTGGTCGTCACGATGGGAGCGGGCGATGTCACGCGGGTCGGCCCTGAACTACTGCACCGCCTCGCGGCGGGGAGCGCAGCGTGA